One Dreissena polymorpha isolate Duluth1 chromosome 9, UMN_Dpol_1.0, whole genome shotgun sequence genomic window carries:
- the LOC127843585 gene encoding uncharacterized protein LOC127843585 isoform X3, which produces MSLLKSIRTTLKSAPDDFLRGLDVLTAPSAKPSSGISLQTATLINFDAAQELLTRNECIWKELNEQTEVAGKQAQDADSMISALLAGVDRQKELVVRFHEEVSRLPQILQQLQEITNSLAQVDENCDLVEAALVQLETLCEEQVYQANVDSHHKQLAVYKMKKDHELNTYRVQLARAHTAKAEELQQRKKHLLKERQMAYAEEFAHEVDYYKKHGKTGNGNVAQTSDSDDELTAAKAEQTKQATGLEYTPVIASEGSVKTEESCSDIPAISESNNTTDADAINVEDSKERIHLKSEATESGDKD; this is translated from the exons ATGAGTCTTTTGAAAAGCATACGCACCACGCTGAAGTCGGCACCCGACGATTTTCTGAGAGG GCTAGACGTCCTTACAGCACCTTCTGCTAAACCCAGCAGTGGCATAAGCTTGCAAACAGCCACATTGATTAACTTTGATGCTGCACAGGAGTTGCTTACtag GAATGAATGCATATGGAAGGAACTTAATGAGCAGACTGAGGTGGCAGGAAAACAAGCACAG GATGCCGACAGTATGATTTCAGCCCTGCTTGCTGGGGTGGATAGGCAGAAGGAGCTGGTGGTGAGATTCCATGAGGAGGTGTCCAGACTGCCACAGATCCTACAGCAGCTCCAGGAGATCACCAACTCTCTTG CCCAGGTGGATGAGAACTGTGACCTGGTAGAGGCGGCCCTGGTACAGCTTGAGACACTTTGTGAGGAGCAGGTATACCAGGCCAATGTGGACTCACACCACAAACAGCTGGCTGTGTACAAAATGAAGAAGGATCATGAGCTGAACACCTACAGAG TCCAGTTAGCCCGCGCGCACACTGCAAAGGCAGAGGAGCTTCAGCAGCGTAAGAAGCACTTGCTAAAAGAGCGACAGATGGCGTACGCTGAGGAGTTTGCTCATGAAGTGGACTATTATAAGAAACATGGGAAGACCGGCA ATGGAAACGTAGCCCAAACCAGTGACTCTGATGACGAGCTAACagcagccaaagcggaacaaactaAGCAAGCAACAGGTCTTGAATATACTCCTGTGATAGCATCAGAGGGTTCAGTAAAAACTGAAGAATCCTGTTCTGACATTCCTGCAATATCTGAATCCAACAATACTACAGATGCAGATGCAATCAATGTCGAAGATTCTAAAGAACGGATTCATTTAAAGTCTGAAGCTACTGAATCTGGGGATAAAGATTAG
- the LOC127843585 gene encoding centromere protein K-like isoform X2, translated as MLDVLTAPSAKPSSGISLQTATLINFDAAQELLTRNECIWKELNEQTEVAGKQAQDADSMISALLAGVDRQKELVVRFHEEVSRLPQILQQLQEITNSLAQVDENCDLVEAALVQLETLCEEQVYQANVDSHHKQLAVYKMKKDHELNTYRVQLARAHTAKAEELQQRKKHLLKERQMAYAEEFAHEVDYYKKHGKTGKASFSQESDEKLDLADVEIEEDKQALDEFLGDTEMENQDGNVAQTSDSDDELTAAKAEQTKQATGLEYTPVIASEGSVKTEESCSDIPAISESNNTTDADAINVEDSKERIHLKSEATESGDKD; from the exons GCTAGACGTCCTTACAGCACCTTCTGCTAAACCCAGCAGTGGCATAAGCTTGCAAACAGCCACATTGATTAACTTTGATGCTGCACAGGAGTTGCTTACtag GAATGAATGCATATGGAAGGAACTTAATGAGCAGACTGAGGTGGCAGGAAAACAAGCACAG GATGCCGACAGTATGATTTCAGCCCTGCTTGCTGGGGTGGATAGGCAGAAGGAGCTGGTGGTGAGATTCCATGAGGAGGTGTCCAGACTGCCACAGATCCTACAGCAGCTCCAGGAGATCACCAACTCTCTTG CCCAGGTGGATGAGAACTGTGACCTGGTAGAGGCGGCCCTGGTACAGCTTGAGACACTTTGTGAGGAGCAGGTATACCAGGCCAATGTGGACTCACACCACAAACAGCTGGCTGTGTACAAAATGAAGAAGGATCATGAGCTGAACACCTACAGAG TCCAGTTAGCCCGCGCGCACACTGCAAAGGCAGAGGAGCTTCAGCAGCGTAAGAAGCACTTGCTAAAAGAGCGACAGATGGCGTACGCTGAGGAGTTTGCTCATGAAGTGGACTATTATAAGAAACATGGGAAGACCGGCA AGGCCTCATTTTCTCAAGAGAGCGACGAGAAGCTGGACCTTGCTGATGTGGAGATTGAAGAAGACAAGCAGGCCCTCGATGAGTTCCTTGGAGACACTGAGATGGAGAACCAAG ATGGAAACGTAGCCCAAACCAGTGACTCTGATGACGAGCTAACagcagccaaagcggaacaaactaAGCAAGCAACAGGTCTTGAATATACTCCTGTGATAGCATCAGAGGGTTCAGTAAAAACTGAAGAATCCTGTTCTGACATTCCTGCAATATCTGAATCCAACAATACTACAGATGCAGATGCAATCAATGTCGAAGATTCTAAAGAACGGATTCATTTAAAGTCTGAAGCTACTGAATCTGGGGATAAAGATTAG
- the LOC127843585 gene encoding uncharacterized protein LOC127843585 isoform X1: MSLLKSIRTTLKSAPDDFLRGLDVLTAPSAKPSSGISLQTATLINFDAAQELLTRNECIWKELNEQTEVAGKQAQDADSMISALLAGVDRQKELVVRFHEEVSRLPQILQQLQEITNSLAQVDENCDLVEAALVQLETLCEEQVYQANVDSHHKQLAVYKMKKDHELNTYRVQLARAHTAKAEELQQRKKHLLKERQMAYAEEFAHEVDYYKKHGKTGKASFSQESDEKLDLADVEIEEDKQALDEFLGDTEMENQDGNVAQTSDSDDELTAAKAEQTKQATGLEYTPVIASEGSVKTEESCSDIPAISESNNTTDADAINVEDSKERIHLKSEATESGDKD, from the exons ATGAGTCTTTTGAAAAGCATACGCACCACGCTGAAGTCGGCACCCGACGATTTTCTGAGAGG GCTAGACGTCCTTACAGCACCTTCTGCTAAACCCAGCAGTGGCATAAGCTTGCAAACAGCCACATTGATTAACTTTGATGCTGCACAGGAGTTGCTTACtag GAATGAATGCATATGGAAGGAACTTAATGAGCAGACTGAGGTGGCAGGAAAACAAGCACAG GATGCCGACAGTATGATTTCAGCCCTGCTTGCTGGGGTGGATAGGCAGAAGGAGCTGGTGGTGAGATTCCATGAGGAGGTGTCCAGACTGCCACAGATCCTACAGCAGCTCCAGGAGATCACCAACTCTCTTG CCCAGGTGGATGAGAACTGTGACCTGGTAGAGGCGGCCCTGGTACAGCTTGAGACACTTTGTGAGGAGCAGGTATACCAGGCCAATGTGGACTCACACCACAAACAGCTGGCTGTGTACAAAATGAAGAAGGATCATGAGCTGAACACCTACAGAG TCCAGTTAGCCCGCGCGCACACTGCAAAGGCAGAGGAGCTTCAGCAGCGTAAGAAGCACTTGCTAAAAGAGCGACAGATGGCGTACGCTGAGGAGTTTGCTCATGAAGTGGACTATTATAAGAAACATGGGAAGACCGGCA AGGCCTCATTTTCTCAAGAGAGCGACGAGAAGCTGGACCTTGCTGATGTGGAGATTGAAGAAGACAAGCAGGCCCTCGATGAGTTCCTTGGAGACACTGAGATGGAGAACCAAG ATGGAAACGTAGCCCAAACCAGTGACTCTGATGACGAGCTAACagcagccaaagcggaacaaactaAGCAAGCAACAGGTCTTGAATATACTCCTGTGATAGCATCAGAGGGTTCAGTAAAAACTGAAGAATCCTGTTCTGACATTCCTGCAATATCTGAATCCAACAATACTACAGATGCAGATGCAATCAATGTCGAAGATTCTAAAGAACGGATTCATTTAAAGTCTGAAGCTACTGAATCTGGGGATAAAGATTAG